The segment ATCTGAGGCATTTATCTTTAACTGGTCTGCCTCACTATTCTGCAGCTAGGAGtctgaagaaaaaatttaagCATTTGCCACTTAAATCTGTTGATAAAGCATTTGCTAATCCAAGTCTTGAATGATTTGGTGCTCAATTTCACTCCTGTTAAAACCTCCCAAAGTCATTCTCAGTTCCGAACTTTAAAGCTTCTTTCAATATGCACGTGCTTGCCTTCATCATTCTCATTGATTCACTTTTATTATCTCAAACAATCATGTCAGCAACTCTCTCACCTTTGGCTTACTGTTACTTTAACTTTCCTGCAAGGGCTCTCCATTGCTGAACCGATTGAAGGACTCTAAAAGCTCCCAGTTCAAGAATTGGGCAAACCGCCTCTGAATTTTACAGAAGGGTTTTATTAACAGAGGTATTGCTCTTTCCCCCACTTCGATCTTGGATAAGTTTCCCTGAAAATGGTTTTGCTTTTCATATTCACATAACCCCACGTTTTTATGCCTCAAGTGGACTGACTGACCACAGAACTTGAGTCATTTGATATGAACAAATCATACACATAGCATACTTTTGGCACCATTTTCAGTCATTCATGAACCTTTTCCCTCTACTTTATTCTTCACCAAATTACACTTCATTGCTGGTATTCATTTTCGCAAACTTCTAGACAACATCTTTCTAGCGTATCTAAAATGAGACATTTAAGCCAAATAATCCAGTTTTCAGCTACTTCATAAACAACTTTAAAGAATCATCTCCAAATCACTGGGTTCAAAAGGCGAAACTTGGCTGCAGCCTCAACTGGGTAGTTCTCTATCTCCAGCCTCCATTTTCTAACCCTGTGGAGAGAAGGATTCCCTATGTCCTATTCGATCAAATTCTTCCACTAgatttaaattgaatttgattaagTAGTTGACCAACCTGAACTCTTCAGTCTATCTAAGTAATTGACATaggaattaaattaaagaatgaaaaagaaaagagagagttTCAGGAGGTACTCAATTGCCTTCACACAACATCATTAATAACCATATCACGTTCTTAGAGCACACTAGCATGAAGAGGGACTAGAGTCCCAGGCACTTCATACATGCAAACATTTGGAAACTACAGAAACATAGTTGTAGGCTACTAGTAATATGAAAACGAGTGCAAAATATGAATCCTCTCGATCAAACTTAAACACGATTAGGCTTCACCACAAGCATGTTATACATCATGCTAGGATCTGTAGCTTAATCAGTACAGCAGCGGTACATAAAGTACTTCTCCATTGGGCGGCCGCACTCtgcacagaccaccttttctgGGATGTCTCCATTGATCCCAGGAAGGATGAGGCGGTTGCAATGTTCTGGAGTGTGAAGTTTTTGGAGGTGCTCATTCAGTGCGGGAATGAAACCATTTTGCTGAACGTTGTCGCTCCAATCGCTGTACTCTGTAaagcattttaaaatcatgtctCCCTTGGCTTTGGCCATCTCCGTAGGTCCGTGGCAGATCACAGACCATCCTTGATCACTGCCATCAAAGCTAAGCATCGTTAGGACCCCTGCAAATATAGAATCATTCTCAATGGTCTTGCGATGTTGTGTCTTCGAGTACAGCATGCTCTCCATTCGAGTCCAGAAGAACCAAATGTTAGTGGGGTCAGTCCAGCAGTAACCAAGACTTCGAGAATTGATAAATGTAATGGTCTTCCGCACTTGCTCTTTGGCGTTGCTCTTTCCCACATAAACCATTTCTAGTTGAATGCCTGCAGCCTTTGCAACTTCCCGTGCTGCTGTGTTAAAGTTCAGGATCCAGTCAGAGTTCACTCCTCCATACATGCAAATGTATTTCCCCTGGTTCACCTGGTAAAGTAATCAAAGCAATTTCATACTAATCATAATCCATATTATCAGTGTATCAAGTGTGAGAATGGCTTGTTCTTgtttaaaattagattatatATTTAATCGTAAGCATGCTTCTGTGTTTatataatgaatgaaaatgaagtaTCTATAAAAGAATTGTGAAAATGGGGCTACCCAAGCAAATATGGTTGCATCAATATCATCTACCAGCAGCTTCAGTCTCCAAGTTTCCTCCTTCCAAAGTGATTCCTCTTTCGAATTAGTGAAAGGATAAGCAGTATTTCCCCATATCCACATCATGTGGAGTGCATTTCGGCATACTACTTTTCCTTGTAGATCCAATACCACCAATATTGCCTTCTTGGTGAAATGCCACACCTCTTTAATGTATCTGACCACTGCTGGCTCAAGCAATGAAGGGTGTAGCAGTGTGTACCATGGCATCTCCTTTTGCAGTTCATGAAACTTGTTTTGATTCTCTTCATTCAATGGTTTTGACCTGTCCACCACTGGAAGCCACACCACCTCATACTCAACATCACTCTTTATCTGTTCTCTATAAAATTTATGGAGAATCACAATCTCCTCATGCAAAAGATCAAGATCTGATATTAGCAATAGCACAGTCTTTCGCCTTAGTATTTCAATATTAACCTGTTCACATTGATAGAAATTGTCACTAGTGTGTCACATTTAGTTGGGAATAAAAGGATAGGAAACTAAATATGGAGTATCATGTTATGAATTAACCCTTGCCTTGGTGTTGCCTTGCAGCAGTGGTTGTATATCTTCCTTGGCATAAATCAGTGTCTTCAAAACCTTCTGGTTGTCGAGGTGGGCAATTTCAAAAATGCGCACCAGATTGTTGTAACTTTCAAACTGTTTCTTCTCCTCTGCATCCcaagataaatttatttattagctCCAAACACAAATTATGTATCTTGTAATAGTTAATTATCTTTTGTCCAAGGCCTCACCGATATGCTGATGGCAGAGAATTAGTTGCTGTATGAGGTGCTCGTGTATGCTGCTGACCTTATGAGCCAGGGTTGACAGTTCCCATGACTCGGTTGTCCATGAGGTGTACCTGAAGTCAGTGTGACAGACAGAGATGTTGTAGATTAGTCCTGGTCCTGTGAAGAACTGAAAAACTGGAGGTTGAACAAGGTGTAGCCATCGATGACTTACTCATTGCTCATGCCTATAAGGCTTATGATCTGGGATGCACAAGCTACAATGCCTCGAATGGTCCAGTAGGCAGCAGTGGGGATATGAGCCATGGCACTTGACATTGGAGGCATGTCTGGTGAAATGTAAAGAGATGGTAGCTCCTTGAACTCAATGATACTCTTGGTCACGTCCAACATTACCTTGATAAGTTTGGTGACTGCATCAAACCGGGATTTCAAGGAGTTTCCATGTTCTATGATGTCAGGCATTTGCTTGAGGAGAGCCACTGACTTTGCAAGAGGGTTTGTAGCGTAAAGCTGAATGACCAGCCAGAACTCCCCATAGTTTGCAGCGAATGCAGCCAGGGATAGCACCACCTTTGCATCCCAGGAATAGTGGGAAACCATGTTGAATACAGCCATAGTCGTCGCATGAGCGTCCCCTCCACCCGAGCATTTGCATGATAACTGCATATACATGTGCACAAGTGTTAGCTAAGCCATTCAATCAAATGGACTTTGCTTTATAAGTCTGAGTTCAAACGTCAACAGAACCTCGCATGAAAGCTTCTGTATAGTATAAGCCAGTTCTTCTAGGATGCCATGGAGGCCATCCTGACTGCTCCTGTCCTCCAACGCCTCAAGGTGTGGAGGGTTGCCCTACACAAAATCACAACACGCATGAGAATTAATCCataagagaagaagagaaaccATGGAAAAAGCTTAAATACATACATATAGGGTCCCATCAATGGCGGGAGTGGCATGATTCAGGATGTCCTCAATGACTTGGACAATAGGCTTGACCTCAACCTCTCGACCATCTGGGGTATGAGTTGCCTGAATTTGCTTCATCATTGTAGTGTCATCGCTCATCCGCAAGAACTTTGCATGGTCCCTACCCTTAACTACTTGCTGCTGTTGCTGCACTCTGTTGGGCTGGGCAGTGGCTGCCATTGttggctttcttctttttctcagtAGGGAAGAGCGGGAGATTTGGTTTTGTGTGTGTAGTTTTACATTTAAGCAAGCTCAGACTTATTTATAATCCTAGAAAGCCTAATAGAATCAAGTTCCTTACTTGCAAGATGGTCTAAACTTAAGCTAAAAGCCATGCAGATTTGGATAAGAATACAGCCATGGTGGCCCCATGACTAGCCTCTTTACAGTAGTAAAGGGCAAGATGTGATGCAGATAAATACAAGCTAGTTCTGCATTATACATAATCCTAGTAACTTACCTGAAAAACAAGATTTAGAGCTGCTAGAAGATGAAGGCGGTCCCACTTTTTGCGACCATTGTGTTCATGGACTTCATCAAATATGCAGCCATCAATTTCTAGTTAAAACCTAAAGGGGATATAATTTGATCGGTGCAATGATTAAAGTAGTAAGCTTTAATGGAATATTACTTTTCCTTTTGTCCTCCCAAGTCTAGTTCATCATCTTTTGTTACCTTAATGATGTGTAAACGTACGGCTTAAACTCTTGGATAAAGACAGCAATGCCAGTCAAGCCAACAATGTATATTGAATTGCGGGATGTAAGCCAAGCCCCAGAAATTAAGGTGATCAACGATCTTACCTTCTCTTGTTACTTTTCCTTTAATTATCTTTGGTTTACCCTaatatttagcaaaaaaaaaaaaaaaaaattatccggtAGACATCACGGAGAAGAGGAAAGGTTAATCGTAGATCGAGAAGCTTCTCTTGAGTGAGAGTGGTGTTGAGCCATGACCGTACATTCCGATCAACACAAATCCAAGCATGATAAGCCCAATTGGAAATGTAGCATTCTTCAGCATCATAGGTATATTGAGGAGGACAAGGAAAAGTGTCGACCCAATAATGTTATAAAGTtaatataaactaattaaagTCCAATATATTGAGCTAATTTAAGTTAAAAccgaataaataaatataaagtaaGATTTAAATTTATACTCTTTTCGATAATAAAGCTTATATTAAGTCATGAATTTGAGGTAATTAAGTTGATATAGTAATATAATTGATAGATATTCAAATCCCTTTCCAACAACGTCttcttcaaaataaatcaataaacatACCCcatgataaaaaatgaaaaaagagagaTGCACTGtcaaaaaagagggaaaaaaaaaaaaaacaaagttaaaaGAGAGGGATAGGGTTGCTTCCTACAAAGTAGAACTAACCTAAGCACTTGCCACGCCATTAGAAGCACTTTTCTGACAAGTATTCATCAGCAAGTGCTTGCATAAGCAATATTACATCACTTAGGCCTTGGGATGCCAAACTGCTGAATCACGGATTGACACAGGAACCTACTTTGGGTAAAGGGTAAAAGGAAAAATCGCACAAAGATAATACAAGAGGATAGGCTTCTAATATTAAGATAGATGTAAATTTTGGGAGGCATCATTTTATTTGGGTTTGATTGTACTGAGCTTctgcttttattattattattattattattattttgataaacatgtaaaatttaataaagtaaaattattattttggtaaagaagtaaaaataatttaaatataatttcttttttttttcttttttgaggaATCACTTAATCATACACcattgagaaaaaataatattttaaaaaaatttgacttCTCACTTTCAAAGGATATGTAGTTGGAAATGGTAATTCTTCATGAAAAATCATCAAAGTTGGACAATTACAATTTATATTCATATCTCTTGGCAAGACCAactacctttttcttttgtctctttttttAGGGAGAATTATAATTTCAGGTCAGTCTGATAATTGAGCCAAAGTCCTCGGTAAGATCAAagatattatcttttaaaaatctctaaaatatcattgattattaaataaaaaaactaaccaATCACCCTCACCTCTCTCATTCCCTCTTTCACTCTCTTTCTCTATCGTTTTATTCACCTCATTTTTCTCttacatatttattattgaGACCAAGTTGAACGATttcataatcatttttttttctaataaattgaatattagAGATAAATggtaaaaatgattattataaatatattttttaagtaaatatttttttaaacatctcataaaatattattcttttttttaaacacataatatataataaatattattctttgtttcaaacttacattatttctcatatatattaaacaatttttaaacacctcctaaaatattattattttttatttgttctaacttACAAATtagatattttcaaatattattctttgttttaaaCTTTCAGagtaaataatatattaatattttttaaatgctttagaaaattttttttcttacttttatataatatttaatcaagaagaaaatatttttaagaaacaaTTGTCACTCTCCCGGTAATTTTATGAGTTACAAatgtaaatagggtaattgaCGGAATTAAAGTTTTTAGACTCAAAAATGACCTCCAGCCAAGAGATTACTTCTTCCAACATCAATGACAGATCAAAATTTTGGTTATGCTAATTACTAGGCATAAAGTTagagtaaaaataattacctaTAATGGAGCCATTCATTTATGCTTTTCATTTGTGGAAAAAGAACAGATGATTTTCTCATCGAGGTAGCCATTGATCTGTCAATGGACGATCCAAAGTACAAGGCCTAGAAATCTAAAACCAGCATGGTGATGTCATGGTTAACCAATTCAATAACTAAAGGAATTAGAGAAGGCTTCATATACTACAACATGACCAAGGAAATCTAGGACGCTACAAAGGAAACCTAATAAGGCAATGATAACACATGAATTATTTAAGGTAAATGGTATCCTAAACAATCTCCATCAAGGAGAACTTTCTGTTACTCAACATTTCAATACTCCAAATATATATTGGCAACAAATAAATCTCTTTAATAATGCTAAACCTGGTTGTTTGAAATATAGTCTCAAGTATAAAAAGAttgttgagaaagaaagaatCTTTAAATTCTTGTTTGGGCTTAACAAAAATCTAGATgaagtaagagaaaaaaatctttGGGATTAATCATTTTCCTCCCATcagaaaattttttttcaagattaaaaGAGAGGAAAGTAGAAAGAGGATTATCATGGAAAATCAAGTTCCATTAAGCTCAAATAGATTTACCCTAGCAGCCTATGGAACTAATCCTTCTCTCGACAATAATTGGCTAAGGAAATGAGGAAGACCATGGTGTGACCATTGTAGAAAACCTGGACACACCAAGGGCATATTGATTGGAAACCGAGAGATTCTTTTGAAAATCTTGGCTTCATGTCCATTGAAGAGGAAAAGTCTACACCCTGGGCTACGCTGTCCAATAAAGAGCAAATGAAGCTGTTTCAAAAATTGATCAACCAACAAACATCATCCCATTCTCCACCCTAGTCCATAAGTACTAGATCAATCGCTTAAAAAGTTAACTTTTCGGTGGCTTTGAATACTCAAATGGGAAAACACAACCCTTGGATTATAGACTCCAATGCATCAAGTCATATGACCAGCAATGTTGTTCTATTTCACACATGTAGCCCAAGTTCTAGGAATTTTTTGCTTCAAATTGTTGATAGATCATTGTCTAAGGTGGTCGGAATAGGATTTATTGCTACTACAGATGACCTAGTTCCAAATTTTGTTCACTTCGTTCCAAATTTGACTTGTAATTTGTTGTCTATTAGAAAACTTAGGATTTGAATTAtgttactaattttttttttctcaagttgTTGTGAATTTCAGAACTCGG is part of the Vitis riparia cultivar Riparia Gloire de Montpellier isolate 1030 chromosome 17, EGFV_Vit.rip_1.0, whole genome shotgun sequence genome and harbors:
- the LOC117905249 gene encoding protein SIEVE ELEMENT OCCLUSION B-like, with translation MAATAQPNRVQQQQQVVKGRDHAKFLRMSDDTTMMKQIQATHTPDGREVEVKPIVQVIEDILNHATPAIDGTLYGNPPHLEALEDRSSQDGLHGILEELAYTIQKLSCELSCKCSGGGDAHATTMAVFNMVSHYSWDAKVVLSLAAFAANYGEFWLVIQLYATNPLAKSVALLKQMPDIIEHGNSLKSRFDAVTKLIKVMLDVTKSIIEFKELPSLYISPDMPPMSSAMAHIPTAAYWTIRGIVACASQIISLIGMSNEYTSWTTESWELSTLAHKVSSIHEHLIQQLILCHQHIEEKKQFESYNNLVRIFEIAHLDNQKVLKTLIYAKEDIQPLLQGNTKVNIEILRRKTVLLLISDLDLLHEEIVILHKFYREQIKSDVEYEVVWLPVVDRSKPLNEENQNKFHELQKEMPWYTLLHPSLLEPAVVRYIKEVWHFTKKAILVVLDLQGKVVCRNALHMMWIWGNTAYPFTNSKEESLWKEETWRLKLLVDDIDATIFAWVNQGKYICMYGGVNSDWILNFNTAAREVAKAAGIQLEMVYVGKSNAKEQVRKTITFINSRSLGYCWTDPTNIWFFWTRMESMLYSKTQHRKTIENDSIFAGVLTMLSFDGSDQGWSVICHGPTEMAKAKGDMILKCFTEYSDWSDNVQQNGFIPALNEHLQKLHTPEHCNRLILPGINGDIPEKVVCAECGRPMEKYFMYRCCTD